One window of Flavobacteriales bacterium genomic DNA carries:
- a CDS encoding gliding motility-associated C-terminal domain-containing protein, with protein MTVCDQGAAVNLFNSLGGTPDAGGTWSGGLVGGMYDPAVNTPGAYTYTVTGTNPCGNATATVTVSETGSPDAGTDGAVTVCSDGSAIDLFTELGGSPDAGGSWSGGLVGGMFDPATDPAGIYTYTLSATAPCAGDQSEVEVTIAPAPNAGTDADLAVCDQGTAVDLFNSLGGTPDAGGTWSGGLVGGMYDPAVNAPGPYTYTVTGTPPCGNATATVTVSETGSPDAGTDGAVTVCSDGSAIDLFTELGGSPDAGGSWSGGLVGGMFDPATDPAGIYTYTLSATAPCAGDQSEVEVTIAPAPNAGTDADLAVCDQGTAVDLFNSLGGTPDAGGTWSGGLVGGMYDPAVNAPGPYTYTVTGTPPCGNATATVTVSETGSPDAGMDGAVTVCADGAAIDLFTELGGSPDAGGTWSGGLVGGMFDPAVNTANTFTYTVNATAPCANATAEVVVSVEAVHDPGTNGIDTVCTGDAPINLFTLLGNGPDMGGVWTGPGGSASTGIFDPASSAQGTYTYQFAGGVCADVSSTVQMTILPGPNAGQDNAVALCDAGPSVSLLGLLSGSPQPGGSWTDPDGQPTTSLVDPATAAQGPYTYTVIGNASCPDATAVVTLAINHAVDAGTNGSLNLCSDGSPVALFGALGGTPDAGGTWTMPPNNDPFNGVLDPATNPSGNYIYTVAGMAPCPATTAQVSVVVTQAPDAGNDSTAALCSSAPNVNMQNLLGGDPDPGGSWTDPDGNNTSAIFDPGTSIPGVYHYMVPAVASCSADMASVDIDVAMAANAGGNGDTTLCSNAEPFVLMTLLSGTPDAGGIWSGPSPIGPGGILDPSTAVSGPYVYSVTAPAPCPLAISTVQVTVTAIPVVAPTFTTSQGCVPIDVTFNSGYVGNGSCFWDFGNGTDTTACGPITVTYDQPGNYIVHFTADPGNGCAVTVQTDQLVQVVERPTAAFNIVLSNTSTHSPVAAFDNLSSGAGNFLWDFGGLGTSTALDPQFTFPYDLEEIYPICLIAYASPTCADTICSDLLIPASASVFTANAFTPDGDGRNDEFAPVSFGLDPNDYHFLIVDRWGSPVYSTEDMNATWDGNFGNGTPAPIGVYVWKLTAQDMISNTRFEQIGHVTLVR; from the coding sequence TTGACGGTATGCGACCAAGGTGCTGCGGTAAACCTGTTCAACTCCTTGGGCGGCACGCCTGACGCGGGCGGCACATGGAGCGGCGGTCTCGTTGGCGGGATGTACGACCCTGCTGTGAACACTCCCGGTGCATACACCTACACGGTGACAGGCACCAACCCTTGCGGGAACGCGACGGCCACGGTCACGGTGAGCGAGACGGGCAGCCCTGACGCGGGCACGGACGGGGCGGTGACGGTTTGCTCTGACGGTTCGGCGATCGACCTCTTCACGGAGCTGGGCGGCAGCCCTGATGCGGGTGGCAGCTGGAGCGGCGGCTTAGTTGGCGGCATGTTCGACCCGGCCACGGATCCCGCAGGCATCTACACGTACACGCTGAGTGCCACTGCACCTTGCGCAGGCGACCAATCCGAGGTCGAGGTTACGATAGCTCCTGCGCCCAACGCGGGCACCGACGCGGACCTCGCGGTATGCGACCAAGGCACTGCGGTGGACCTGTTCAACTCTTTGGGCGGCACACCTGATGCGGGTGGCACATGGAGCGGTGGCTTGGTCGGCGGGATGTACGATCCGGCGGTGAACGCTCCCGGCCCTTATACCTACACGGTCACCGGTACGCCCCCTTGCGGCAACGCGACAGCGACGGTTACGGTGAGCGAGACGGGCAGCCCTGACGCTGGCACGGACGGCGCGGTGACGGTTTGCTCTGACGGTTCGGCGATCGACCTCTTCACGGAGCTGGGCGGCAGCCCTGATGCGGGTGGCAGCTGGAGCGGCGGCTTAGTTGGCGGCATGTTCGACCCGGCCACGGATCCCGCAGGCATCTACACGTACACGCTGAGTGCCACTGCACCTTGCGCAGGCGACCAATCCGAGGTCGAGGTTACGATAGCTCCTGCGCCCAACGCGGGCACCGACGCGGACCTCGCGGTATGCGACCAAGGCACTGCGGTGGACCTGTTCAACTCTTTGGGCGGCACACCTGATGCGGGTGGCACATGGAGCGGTGGCTTGGTCGGCGGGATGTACGATCCGGCGGTGAACGCTCCCGGCCCTTATACCTACACGGTCACCGGTACGCCCCCTTGCGGCAACGCGACAGCGACGGTTACGGTGAGCGAGACGGGCAGCCCGGATGCGGGCATGGACGGGGCGGTCACGGTCTGTGCGGACGGTGCGGCGATCGACCTCTTCACGGAACTTGGCGGTAGCCCTGATGCCGGTGGTACTTGGAGCGGCGGCTTGGTCGGCGGGATGTTCGATCCTGCGGTGAACACGGCGAACACGTTCACCTATACCGTGAATGCCACCGCACCGTGTGCGAATGCGACCGCTGAGGTAGTGGTCTCGGTCGAGGCGGTGCATGATCCGGGCACCAACGGGATCGATACGGTATGTACAGGCGATGCGCCCATCAACTTGTTCACCTTGCTCGGCAACGGTCCGGATATGGGCGGAGTATGGACAGGCCCGGGCGGCAGTGCTTCAACCGGCATCTTTGATCCGGCAAGTTCAGCCCAAGGGACCTACACCTACCAGTTCGCGGGCGGGGTTTGTGCGGATGTCTCATCCACGGTGCAAATGACCATATTGCCCGGACCGAACGCAGGCCAGGACAATGCCGTGGCGTTGTGTGATGCCGGGCCTTCGGTGAGCCTGCTGGGGCTATTGTCCGGCAGCCCGCAACCAGGTGGTTCATGGACCGATCCGGACGGACAACCCACCACTTCCTTGGTCGATCCGGCCACGGCAGCACAGGGTCCATATACCTACACGGTCATCGGCAACGCTTCGTGCCCGGATGCGACGGCCGTGGTGACCCTCGCCATAAACCATGCGGTCGATGCAGGCACGAACGGCTCGTTGAACCTGTGCAGCGATGGATCTCCGGTCGCGCTTTTCGGAGCATTGGGTGGCACGCCGGATGCGGGTGGCACGTGGACCATGCCCCCGAACAACGACCCGTTCAACGGCGTGCTCGATCCTGCGACCAACCCCTCCGGGAACTACATCTATACGGTGGCGGGCATGGCCCCGTGCCCCGCCACCACGGCACAGGTGAGCGTGGTGGTCACCCAGGCCCCCGATGCAGGAAATGACAGTACGGCGGCGCTGTGCAGTTCCGCTCCGAACGTGAATATGCAGAACTTGCTCGGTGGAGATCCCGATCCCGGTGGTTCATGGACGGACCCGGACGGGAACAACACGAGCGCCATATTTGATCCAGGCACGTCCATTCCGGGTGTTTACCACTACATGGTGCCCGCTGTGGCAAGCTGCTCGGCGGACATGGCCAGTGTGGACATAGACGTCGCCATGGCCGCGAATGCTGGAGGGAACGGGGATACCACCTTATGCTCAAATGCCGAGCCCTTCGTATTGATGACCCTCCTCAGCGGAACGCCGGATGCAGGTGGCATCTGGTCCGGACCAAGTCCGATCGGCCCCGGCGGCATCTTGGACCCGTCCACGGCCGTCAGCGGACCTTATGTCTATAGTGTCACCGCCCCTGCACCCTGTCCGCTGGCAATATCGACCGTACAGGTCACGGTGACCGCAATACCGGTCGTCGCACCCACCTTCACCACGAGCCAAGGATGTGTGCCGATCGATGTCACCTTCAACAGTGGCTATGTGGGCAACGGCTCCTGTTTCTGGGATTTCGGGAACGGTACGGACACCACCGCTTGCGGGCCGATCACCGTTACCTATGATCAACCCGGGAACTATATCGTCCACTTCACCGCCGATCCCGGCAATGGCTGTGCCGTCACCGTGCAGACCGACCAACTGGTGCAGGTGGTCGAACGGCCCACGGCCGCGTTCAACATCGTTTTGTCCAACACCAGTACGCACAGCCCCGTCGCCGCCTTCGACAACCTGAGCTCGGGTGCAGGCAATTTCCTCTGGGATTTTGGCGGCTTGGGCACTTCCACGGCCTTGGACCCGCAGTTCACCTTCCCATACGATTTGGAGGAGATCTACCCCATCTGCCTCATCGCCTATGCTTCGCCCACCTGCGCGGACACAATATGCTCGGACCTGTTGATCCCGGCGAGCGCCTCGGTCTTCACCGCCAATGCGTTCACTCCGGACGGCGATGGAAGGAACGACGAATTCGCGCCGGTTTCCTTTGGTCTGGACCCGAACGACTACCATTTCCTGATCGTGGACCGCTGGGGAAGCCCGGTATATTCCACGGAGGACATGAATGCGACTTGGGACGGCAACTTCGGGAACGGTACCCCTGCGCCCATCGGTGTCTATGTATGGAAGCTCACCGCACAGGACATGATCTCCAACACGCGGTTCGAGCAGATCGGTCATGTGACCCTCGTGCGTTAG
- a CDS encoding NAD-dependent epimerase/dehydratase family protein — protein MDLVTGGTGIVGAHVLDALLAQGRSVRALLRKGSDASIVQQILEHYHADGTERFQRIQWVEGDLFDVGVLREAMQGVDHVYHCAAMVSFDPRDVRELLRTNVEGTANVVDAALEAGVKRLCHVSSTATIGGGLDGGIGDETKAFVQDKNSSGYAISKAEAELEVYRGIAEGLDAVMVNPCVVFGPGQHGRSSMTMIDRVRKGSRFFPGGTNAIVDARDVATAMTRLIIEGGIGERYLLIGEEISYERLFTLIAQSAGKTAPSMKLPAWALELGWRAEALRTLFGGRPLITRNTARTASRIRHYNGSKAERLLGMRFRSAEEAVANVAGFIRR, from the coding sequence ATGGATCTGGTAACGGGAGGAACGGGGATCGTGGGCGCACATGTGCTGGACGCGCTGTTGGCGCAAGGACGAAGCGTGCGTGCGCTGCTCCGCAAAGGCAGTGATGCCTCTATTGTCCAACAGATCTTGGAGCACTATCACGCGGACGGCACGGAACGCTTCCAGCGGATCCAGTGGGTTGAGGGCGACCTGTTCGATGTGGGTGTTTTGCGCGAGGCGATGCAAGGCGTCGATCACGTGTATCACTGCGCTGCGATGGTCTCCTTCGACCCACGGGATGTACGCGAGCTGTTACGCACCAATGTGGAAGGTACGGCGAACGTGGTGGACGCCGCGTTGGAAGCCGGAGTGAAACGCCTCTGCCACGTGAGCTCCACGGCCACCATCGGTGGTGGTTTGGACGGCGGCATCGGCGATGAGACGAAGGCCTTCGTGCAGGACAAGAATTCCTCCGGCTATGCGATCAGTAAAGCGGAGGCGGAGCTGGAGGTGTACCGCGGCATCGCGGAAGGCCTGGACGCGGTGATGGTGAACCCCTGCGTGGTCTTCGGCCCTGGGCAGCACGGGCGGAGCAGTATGACGATGATCGACCGGGTGCGCAAGGGTTCGCGCTTTTTTCCCGGTGGCACCAATGCGATCGTGGACGCCCGCGATGTGGCAACGGCGATGACACGGCTGATCATTGAAGGTGGCATCGGTGAACGCTACCTCCTGATCGGCGAGGAGATCTCTTACGAACGGCTTTTCACTCTGATCGCACAAAGCGCCGGGAAGACCGCACCCTCGATGAAGCTGCCCGCATGGGCGCTGGAACTGGGATGGCGCGCCGAGGCCTTGCGCACTCTTTTCGGCGGAAGACCATTGATCACGCGGAACACGGCACGCACGGCTTCGCGGATCAGACATTATAATGGGTCCAAGGCCGAGCGCTTGTTGGGGATGCGTTTCCGTTCCGCGGAAGAGGCGGTCGCGAACGTGGCGGGTTTTATCCGCAGATGA
- a CDS encoding polyprenol monophosphomannose synthase, giving the protein MNDRLVIIPTYNEKENIRDIITHVLRLEPPFHILIVDDGSPDGTAAIVRELQVKEPGRLHLLERKGKLGLGTAYIAGFKWALERNYGYIFEMDADFSHDPDDLLRLYAACAEGGADMSVGSRYVKGGHVNDWAWNRVLLSWCASLYVRLILWLNVQDTTAGFVCYKADTLRALALDQIRFIGYAFQIEMKYRVKLAGFRIQEVPITFKDRVKGKSKMSANIFQEAFLGVLMMRYTIKPKQKAATA; this is encoded by the coding sequence ATGAACGACCGGCTAGTCATTATTCCCACGTACAACGAGAAGGAGAACATCCGCGACATCATCACGCATGTACTCCGCTTGGAGCCGCCTTTTCACATCCTGATCGTGGACGATGGTTCTCCCGACGGCACGGCAGCCATCGTGCGCGAACTACAGGTGAAGGAACCCGGACGCCTGCACTTGCTGGAACGCAAAGGCAAGCTCGGGCTGGGCACGGCCTATATCGCAGGCTTCAAGTGGGCCTTGGAACGCAACTATGGCTACATCTTCGAGATGGACGCCGATTTCAGCCACGACCCGGACGACCTGCTGAGATTGTATGCGGCCTGTGCGGAAGGCGGGGCGGACATGAGCGTGGGATCCCGTTATGTGAAAGGCGGCCACGTCAACGATTGGGCCTGGAACCGGGTCCTCCTGAGCTGGTGTGCTTCGCTTTACGTGCGGCTCATCCTCTGGCTCAATGTGCAAGATACCACCGCAGGTTTCGTGTGCTACAAGGCGGACACTTTGCGCGCGTTGGCGTTGGATCAGATCCGCTTCATCGGGTATGCGTTCCAGATCGAGATGAAGTACCGCGTGAAGCTCGCCGGTTTCCGCATCCAAGAGGTCCCCATCACCTTCAAGGACCGCGTGAAAGGGAAGAGCAAGATGAGCGCCAACATCTTCCAGGAGGCTTTCCTCGGGGTGCTTATGATGCGCTACACGATCAAGCCGAAACAGAAAGCGGCCACAGCCTGA
- a CDS encoding dihydroorotase produces the protein MNSWLLRDVQVVNEGHVTPADVLVRDGFIERVATEGIGSARAVKELDGKGRHLLPGAIDDQVHFREPGLTYKEDIAHGSAAAVAGGITTFMEMPNTVPQTLTQDLLTLKYAMGAASSVANYSFYMGASNSNIEEVLRTDPKTVCGLKAFLGSSTGDMLVDNEETLDRLFKEAHMILAVHAEDEPTIRRNMAEAKARYGEDIRIGQHPFIRSAEACWRSSSTAVALAKMHGTRLHVLHISTARELELFEPGPLEGKRITAEACVHHLWFTDADYAKKGTLLKWNPAVKTAEDRDALRQAVKDGRIDVVATDHAPHTVEEKANPYTSCPSGGPLVQHALPAMLELMHQGVFTLQEVVEKMCHAPARLFQVKDRGFIREGQHADLVLVDLDAPWTVAKENLLYKCGWSPFEGQRFRSRVLRTWVNGQLAYAEGEVDRSVRGMRAMFDR, from the coding sequence ATGAACAGTTGGCTGCTCCGAGATGTCCAAGTGGTGAACGAAGGCCACGTGACCCCCGCCGATGTGCTGGTGCGCGACGGTTTCATCGAGCGTGTCGCGACCGAAGGCATCGGCAGTGCACGTGCGGTGAAGGAGCTCGACGGCAAAGGCCGGCACCTCCTTCCGGGCGCTATCGACGATCAGGTGCACTTCCGCGAGCCCGGGCTCACCTACAAGGAAGATATCGCGCACGGTTCGGCCGCTGCGGTGGCGGGCGGCATCACCACCTTCATGGAGATGCCGAACACCGTTCCACAGACGCTGACGCAGGACCTGTTGACGCTGAAGTACGCCATGGGCGCGGCTTCCAGCGTGGCCAACTACTCGTTCTACATGGGCGCGAGCAACAGCAACATCGAGGAAGTGCTGCGCACGGATCCGAAAACGGTCTGCGGCTTGAAGGCGTTCCTCGGAAGCAGCACCGGCGACATGCTGGTGGACAATGAGGAGACGCTGGACCGCCTCTTCAAGGAGGCCCACATGATCCTTGCCGTGCATGCAGAGGACGAGCCGACCATCCGACGGAACATGGCGGAGGCCAAAGCCCGTTATGGGGAGGACATCCGGATCGGACAGCACCCTTTTATCCGCAGCGCGGAAGCCTGCTGGCGCTCCTCCAGCACCGCCGTGGCTTTGGCGAAAATGCATGGCACAAGGCTGCACGTGCTTCACATCAGTACAGCGCGTGAACTCGAGCTTTTCGAGCCGGGACCGCTGGAAGGAAAGCGCATCACGGCCGAAGCGTGCGTACACCATCTTTGGTTCACCGATGCGGACTATGCAAAGAAGGGTACGCTCCTCAAATGGAACCCGGCTGTGAAGACGGCGGAAGACCGTGACGCCCTCCGGCAAGCCGTGAAGGACGGCCGCATTGATGTGGTGGCCACCGACCATGCGCCGCATACCGTGGAGGAAAAAGCGAATCCCTACACCAGCTGCCCGAGCGGTGGCCCCTTGGTGCAACATGCGCTGCCCGCCATGCTGGAACTGATGCATCAAGGCGTCTTCACGCTGCAGGAAGTGGTGGAGAAAATGTGCCATGCACCGGCGCGCTTGTTCCAAGTGAAGGACCGTGGTTTCATCCGGGAAGGCCAACACGCGGACCTCGTGCTCGTGGACCTCGATGCACCGTGGACCGTAGCCAAGGAAAACCTGTTGTACAAATGCGGTTGGTCCCCGTTTGAAGGACAACGCTTCCGGTCCCGCGTTTTGCGCACCTGGGTGAACGGTCAGCTTGCCTATGCCGAAGGCGAAGTGGACCGTTCCGTTCGTGGCATGCGCGCAATGTTCGACCGATGA
- a CDS encoding DUF4296 domain-containing protein has protein sequence MRISLAFLLLFLVACGGKGKPPSGPLDREKFEEVLMESMLIEARLSQELTVDKRVDGPASAYYDEMFKKQGVTKADFRATYDAYLKQPEVLKSVYQDVLNDLQQRADSVAH, from the coding sequence ATGAGGATCAGCCTTGCTTTCCTTCTGTTGTTCTTGGTCGCATGTGGTGGAAAGGGAAAGCCGCCATCAGGGCCGCTGGACCGAGAGAAATTCGAAGAGGTGCTGATGGAGTCGATGCTGATCGAGGCACGGCTGAGCCAGGAATTGACGGTGGACAAGCGCGTTGACGGTCCGGCCTCGGCCTACTATGACGAGATGTTCAAGAAGCAGGGCGTCACCAAGGCCGATTTCCGTGCGACGTATGACGCGTATCTCAAGCAGCCGGAGGTGCTGAAGTCGGTCTATCAGGACGTGCTGAATGACCTGCAGCAGCGCGCGGACAGCGTGGCTCACTGA